The Apus apus isolate bApuApu2 chromosome 8, bApuApu2.pri.cur, whole genome shotgun sequence genome has a window encoding:
- the LOC127387826 gene encoding uncharacterized protein LOC127387826 — protein MKPSPVPGPWIKSWPGDGTTSGGPTPHAAWFTPAAGLIRKHRAKTMYQHFLFLFFLSFLLHKCQDQILGEDPYEMPKDFQEVYRGTKNDVKEIPKIAKPFISEMIFVETSITAIRKGAFRYMPNLTKILFIGNKIKTVEPGAFDSLEKLRELEISGASLEELAVGTFQNLPSLQRLELRDSHLTYIPKGLFDGLENLGELSLHINAIPSLPEGIFDSLVNLTFLDLARNRITTLPGKAFNKLPRLQVLRLYENELQELPEGLLDSQSELLELSLQRNRLRTLPPMLLRSLSHLEKLLLDNNLIEVLPPYSFFHLNKLKLLTLSSNHIMELPCCLFDTMPHLWELDLGRNSLVTLPDGVFVNLTSLGKLILSHNQLAALLSGAFAGLSKLSDLQLDTNQISALDSGVFASLPNLKILNLRTNQLESAPPGLLDPLKKLSSVYLSGNPWRCDCNLCYLHSWILGNTEKIKLSTQVSCKSPPHLAGQTVTSLRDDNLICPVSLPPAASLTPSLPFTLTLSQGMSTFLSPGAMTTAAPTMLSLAAFPTMVLPTMLSPVATSAMLPAMPTEASITTPSPTVLFNNSIPTLSSTNVPKTSITIPSSTMLPKMSITTPSPDVLSETSITTPSLTMLSTISITSPSSTMLLKFSINTSSPIVLPEASITTPSPAGLPKASIGTPSPTMLPKTSSNTQLTTVPQEASSLCLTPAIISLQPPGTTSPEPALSTLASATTVVPTSPLAATTRPEPPAVLVPTERPATMPWGTPSISLVSVPPSALWPHPRAAVPVTVPLASQSPSHHGPVPGREQDHAPAWSLSTAGTQPAPTAPQRSPTPAGTILLLTTPVPSLPDPPSPQPAAPAPSAHHARGFALQPGQQHCRVSLGLGLAVLVLQGGCTLLWGMLAFLLHQTTHRRGHLTPPVRLLSLQALAAPAPLEQAPAAL, from the coding sequence GACAATGTAccagcatttccttttccttttcttcctctccttcctcctccataAATGCCAAGATCAAATCCTGGGTGAAGATCCATATGAAATGCCCAAAGACTTTCAGGAGGTCTACAGAGGGACAAAAAATGATGTCAAAGAGATCCCAAAGATTGCAAAGCCCTTCATTTCTGAGATGATCTTTGTGGAAACCAGCATCACTGCTATAAGGAAAGGTGCCTTCAGGTACATGCCCAACCTGACCAAGATTTTGTTTATTGGCAACAAGATCAAGACAGTTGAACCTGGAGCTTTTGACAGTTTGGAGAAGTTGAGGGAATTGGAGATATCTGGTGCCTCGTTAGAAGAACTAGCTGTGGGCACTTTCCAAAACCTTCCAAGTTTGCAGAGGCTGGAACTGAGAGACAGCCACCTCACCTATATCCCCAAAGGCCTGTTTGATGGGTTGGAAAATCTGGGAGAGCTCTCCCTGCACATCAATGCAATCCCTTCTCTTCCAGAAGGTATTTTTGATTCTCTTGTCAATCTAACATTTTTGGACCTGGCTAGAAATAGGATCACTACTCTTCCTGGGAAGGCCTTTAACAAACTCCCCCGGCTGCAAGTCCTCCGGCTGTATGAGAATGAGTTGCAGGAGCTCCCAGAGGGACTGTTAGACAGTcagtcagagctgctggagctcagccTCCAGAGGAACAGGCTCAGGACACTGCCACCCATGCTTCTGAGGAGCCTCTCTCACCTGGAGAAACTCCTCTTGGACAACAACCTCATCGAGGTTCTCCCTCCTTACagcttttttcatttaaacaagTTGAAACTACTGACTCTGAGTTCAAACCACATTATGGAGCTCCCCTGCTGCCTTTTTGACACCATGCCACACCTGTGGGAGCTGGACCTGGGCAGGAACAGTTTGGTCACGCTTCCAGATGGCGTCTTTGTCAATCTCACATCTCTTGGCAAACTGATCTTGTCCCACAACCAGCTAGCAGCCCTACTAAGTGGAGCCTTTGCTGGGCTTAGCAAGCTCTCAGACCTCCAACTGGACACAAATCAGATTTCTGCTCTGGATAGTGGGGTCTTTGCTTCTCTCCCAAATCTGAAAATCCTCAACCTTCGGACGAATCAGCTGGAGAGTGCCCCTCCAGGGCTCCTGGACCCCCTGAAGAAGCTCAGCTCAGTGTATCTGAGTGGAAACCCATGGAGATGTGACTGCAACCTCTGCTACCTGCACAGCTGGATCCTGGGCAACACTGAGAAGATAAAATTGTCCACCCAAGTGTCATGCAAGAGTCCACCCCACCTGGCAGGGCAAACAGTGACATCACTGAGGGATGACAACTTAATTTGTCcagtttctctgcctcctgcagcttctcttaCTCCATCTCTGCCATTCACCTTGACACTGTCACAAGGGATGTCAACCTTCCTGTCACCTGGAGCCATGACAACTGCAGCGCCAACCATGTTGTCATTGGCAGCCTTTCCCACTATGGTACTGCCAACCATGCTGTCGCCTGTGGCCACCTCTGCCATGTTGCCAGCCATGCCAACAGAGGCCTCCATCACCACACCATCACCAACTGTGCTGTTCAATAACTCCATCCCCACCCTATCATCAACCAATGTGCCCAAGACCTCCATCACCATCCCATCATCAACCATGCTGCCCAAGATGTCCATCACCACCCCATCACCAGATGTGCTGTCTGAGACCTCTATCACCACACCATCATTGACCATGCTGTCCACAATCTCCATCACTTCACCATCATCAACCATGCTGCTAAAATTCTCCATCAACACCTCATCACCAATTGTGCTGCCTGAGGCCTCCATCACTACCCCATCACCAGCTGGGCTCCCAAAGGCCTCCATTGGCACCCCATCACCAACCATGCTGCCCAAGACCTCGAGCAACACACAATTAACAACCGTGCCACAGGAAGCCTCCAGCCTGTGTCTGACTCCAGCCATCATAAGCCTACAGCCCCCTGGGACCACCAGCCCAGAGCCTGCACTGTCCACTCTTGCTTCTGCCACCACAGTGGTGCCAACCAGTCCACTGGCAGCCACCACCAGACCAGAGCCTCCTGCTGTTCTGGTGCCCACAGAGAGGCCAGCCACCATGCCATGGGGGACACCCAGCATCTCCCTTGTCTCAGTTCCCCCCTCAGCACTCTGGCCacaccccagggctgctgtgccagTCACGGTCCCACTGGCCTCACAATCCCCATCCCATCATGgtcctgtgccaggcagggagcaggaccACGCCCCGGCATGGAGCTTGTCCACAGCAGGCACCCAGCCTGCTCCCACTGCCCCCCAACGTTCTCCCACCCCTGCAGGCACCATCCTGCTCCTGACAACCCCTGTCCCCTCGCTGCCAGaccctcccagcccccagccagCCGCCCCAGCCCCCAGTGCCCATCACGCCCGGGGCTTTGCCCTGCAGCCCGGCCAGCAGCACTGCCGGGTCTCACTGGGCCtgggcctggctgtgctggtgctgcagggcgGCTGCACCCTGCTCTGGGGGATGCTTGCCTTTCTCCTTCACCAAACCACCCACCGCCGGGGCCACCTCACGCCTCCAGTGAGGCTGCTGAGCCTCCAAGCCCTGGCTGCCCCGGCACCCCTCGAGCAAGCCCCGGCAGCGCTTTGA